In Patescibacteria group bacterium, one DNA window encodes the following:
- a CDS encoding nucleoside-diphosphate kinase yields the protein MEHPKKERTLVIIKPDGVQRTLIGEIIHRYERTGLKIAALKMTIPDEKTVEKHYTVDPDWIRKVGEKSIVSYEKKGLVAPYKDPEECGRAVLVRLKKYLTTGPVIVMIWQGNKAVGIIRKLTGGTEPLTSDVGTIRGDFTVDSYDMSDLDDRAIRNLIHASGSVEEAEKEIDIWFKENEILKYNLVQDKMLYDVNVDGIME from the coding sequence ATGGAACATCCTAAAAAAGAACGGACATTAGTCATTATTAAACCAGACGGAGTGCAGAGAACTTTGATCGGCGAAATTATTCATCGTTACGAACGAACGGGCTTGAAGATAGCGGCACTTAAAATGACGATTCCTGACGAAAAAACAGTAGAGAAACATTATACGGTTGATCCGGATTGGATTAGAAAAGTTGGGGAAAAATCAATTGTGTCTTATGAAAAAAAAGGTCTCGTGGCGCCATACAAAGATCCCGAAGAATGTGGTCGGGCGGTTTTGGTCCGTCTCAAGAAATATTTGACGACTGGTCCTGTGATCGTCATGATTTGGCAGGGGAATAAAGCGGTTGGAATTATTAGAAAACTTACCGGCGGAACAGAGCCTTTGACTTCAGATGTTGGGACAATCCGTGGCGATTTCACGGTTGACTCATACGATATGAGCGATTTGGACGACAGGGCAATTAGAAATCTTATTCACGCTTCAGGCAGCGTGGAGGAGGCGGAAAAAGAAATTGATATTTGGTTTAAGGAAAATGAAATTTTGAAATACAATCTTGTGCAGGATAAAATGTTATACGACGTGAATGTTGACGGAATAATGGAGTAG